The following are encoded together in the Dyella terrae genome:
- a CDS encoding MerR family transcriptional regulator, with the protein MELTVGELARRSGLTIRTLHHYDAIGLLVPSLRSAAGYRLYDRANIERLHRIQALRQLGLSLADIGTALSGPQAPLTDVIEGQMAQLDHEITKATRLRKQLGLLHAQLASGQSPDLADWLDTLELMTMFENYFSSEEIKQLPLLHDAATRAEWSAMVSTVQAAMDRGVSPEAPEAQILALRWMRTLYRDTSGNPDFLVRLNRMHDNEPGSWDAQGVSVPMRRFIEEAFVEGRLAIYQRYLKPDEFAFMRQHYGATFNTWPPLLAALRKAMVDGVPPDDPQARELGKQWAALFRAYAGDDPATHERIREAHAKEPDLTDSSWSDEALIGYVRTILAALQATPRAH; encoded by the coding sequence ATGGAACTGACCGTAGGCGAACTTGCAAGGCGCAGCGGACTCACCATCCGCACGCTCCACCACTACGACGCCATCGGCCTGCTGGTGCCCTCGCTGCGCTCCGCTGCCGGCTACCGGTTGTACGACCGGGCCAACATCGAACGCCTGCATCGTATTCAGGCCCTGCGCCAGTTGGGCTTGTCGCTGGCCGACATCGGAACTGCCCTGTCCGGGCCTCAGGCCCCGCTGACCGACGTGATCGAAGGCCAGATGGCGCAACTCGATCACGAGATCACCAAGGCAACACGGTTGCGCAAGCAACTGGGTCTGCTGCACGCGCAGCTGGCGTCCGGACAGTCCCCCGATCTGGCCGACTGGCTGGACACTCTGGAGCTGATGACGATGTTCGAGAATTATTTTTCCAGCGAGGAAATCAAGCAACTGCCGCTGCTGCACGACGCGGCCACGCGTGCCGAATGGAGCGCCATGGTCAGTACCGTGCAAGCGGCGATGGACCGTGGCGTTTCACCGGAGGCGCCCGAAGCACAGATCCTGGCGCTCCGCTGGATGCGCACACTCTACCGAGACACCAGCGGCAATCCGGACTTCCTGGTGCGCCTCAATCGCATGCACGACAACGAGCCGGGCTCCTGGGATGCGCAAGGCGTCTCGGTCCCCATGCGGCGCTTCATCGAAGAGGCCTTTGTGGAAGGGCGGCTAGCGATCTACCAGCGCTATCTGAAGCCCGACGAATTCGCGTTCATGCGTCAGCACTATGGCGCGACCTTCAACACCTGGCCGCCACTGCTGGCCGCGCTGCGCAAGGCGATGGTGGACGGTGTGCCACCAGACGATCCGCAAGCCCGTGAGCTCGGCAAGCAATGGGCAGCGTTGTTCCGCGCCTACGCGGGCGACGATCCGGCCACCCATGAACGTATCCGCGAAGCCCACGCGAAAGAGCCCGATCTCACCGACAGTTCGTGGTCCGACGAGGCGCTGATCGGTTACGTCAGGACCATCCTCGCCGCGTTGCAGGCCACGCCACGCGCGCATTGA
- a CDS encoding malate dehydrogenase, protein MKAPVRVAVTGAAGQIGYALLFRIAAGDMLGPDQPVILHLLEITPALPTLQGVVMELNDCAFPTLAGVVATDDVNVAFKDVDYALLVGARPRGPGMERKDLLEANGAIFGPQGKALNDHAKRDVRVLVVGNPANTNALIAQQNAPDLDPKCFTAMVRLDHNRALSQLAEKTGKHNTDIKKMTIWGNHSSTQYPDLHHATVDGKPALSLVDQAWYESDFIPTVQQRGAAIIKARGASSAASAASAAIDHMRTWALGTAEGDWASMGIPSDGSYGIEPGVIYGYPVTVKDGKYAIVQGLDINAFSRGRMDATNKELREERAGVEHLFAKK, encoded by the coding sequence ATGAAAGCACCCGTTCGTGTTGCCGTTACCGGCGCTGCCGGCCAGATCGGTTACGCCCTGCTGTTCCGCATTGCTGCGGGCGACATGCTGGGTCCGGACCAGCCGGTAATCCTGCATCTGCTGGAAATCACCCCGGCGCTGCCTACGCTGCAGGGTGTGGTGATGGAACTCAACGATTGCGCGTTCCCGACGCTGGCTGGCGTGGTCGCCACCGACGACGTCAACGTCGCCTTCAAGGATGTGGATTACGCGCTGCTCGTCGGTGCGCGTCCGCGCGGCCCGGGCATGGAGCGCAAGGACCTGCTCGAAGCCAACGGCGCCATCTTTGGCCCGCAGGGCAAGGCGCTGAACGATCACGCCAAGCGTGACGTGCGCGTGCTGGTGGTCGGCAACCCGGCCAACACCAATGCGTTGATCGCCCAGCAGAACGCCCCGGACCTCGATCCGAAGTGCTTCACCGCGATGGTCCGTTTGGACCACAACCGTGCGCTGTCGCAGCTGGCCGAGAAGACCGGCAAGCACAACACCGACATCAAGAAGATGACCATCTGGGGCAACCACAGCTCCACGCAGTACCCGGATCTGCACCACGCCACCGTGGACGGCAAGCCGGCGCTGTCGCTGGTCGACCAGGCCTGGTACGAGAGCGATTTCATCCCGACCGTTCAGCAGCGTGGCGCCGCCATCATCAAGGCTCGTGGCGCTTCGTCCGCCGCCTCGGCTGCTTCGGCCGCCATCGATCACATGCGCACCTGGGCACTGGGTACCGCGGAAGGTGATTGGGCCTCGATGGGTATTCCGTCCGACGGTTCGTACGGCATCGAGCCGGGCGTGATCTACGGCTACCCGGTGACCGTGAAGGATGGCAAGTACGCCATCGTGCAGGGCCTGGACATCAACGCGTTCTCGCGTGGCCGCATGGATGCCACCAACAAGGAACTGCGCGAAGAGCGCGCCGGCGTCGAGCACCTGTTCGCCAAGAAGTAA
- a CDS encoding aminotransferase class I/II-fold pyridoxal phosphate-dependent enzyme, which produces MPQLAQRVGRAKPSAIMVIAEKAKQLKAAGRDIISFSIGVPNFLPGEHVYAAAREALQHDSGQYGSNRGADALLDAFLVHIEKLGFKGYGRANLSIGIGAKQVLYNLGEALLNEGDEIAFAAPFWTTYRDIADILGAKANILHCGPEQNYKLTPAQLDAALARKPKVFLFNNPSNPTGMVYTRDEIAALAEVLAKYPDTWIITDDIYNSMVFDGIGYHNFVHAKPELKDRLIFVDSVSKTYGMPGWRVGLIAGPENVAKAITTLNSNHITSVPEVVTAAAVAAFAGPQDVPEAKCKEFAGKRDVVVSALRAIPGVVCPTPQGAFYAFPDISVAFGKSHNGQRIDNDVDFCAALLEAKGVACVPGSAFGEPRAMRISYTCPTAQLQPGLERIQAFFAELT; this is translated from the coding sequence ATGCCCCAGCTCGCCCAGCGTGTCGGTCGCGCCAAGCCCAGTGCGATCATGGTCATCGCCGAAAAGGCCAAGCAGCTCAAAGCTGCCGGTCGCGACATCATCAGCTTCTCCATTGGTGTTCCCAATTTTCTTCCCGGCGAGCATGTGTATGCCGCCGCGCGCGAAGCACTCCAGCACGACTCCGGTCAGTACGGCAGCAACCGTGGCGCGGATGCGCTGCTCGATGCCTTCCTGGTGCATATCGAAAAGCTCGGCTTCAAGGGCTATGGCCGCGCCAACCTGTCCATCGGCATCGGCGCCAAGCAGGTGCTGTACAACCTGGGCGAGGCGCTGTTGAACGAAGGCGATGAGATCGCCTTTGCCGCGCCGTTCTGGACGACCTATCGCGATATCGCAGACATCCTCGGTGCCAAGGCCAACATCCTGCATTGCGGCCCCGAGCAGAACTACAAGCTCACGCCTGCACAGCTCGACGCGGCGCTCGCGCGCAAGCCCAAGGTGTTCCTGTTCAACAACCCGTCCAACCCGACGGGCATGGTGTACACGCGCGATGAAATCGCTGCGCTTGCCGAGGTGTTGGCGAAGTACCCGGACACCTGGATCATCACCGACGACATCTACAATTCGATGGTGTTCGATGGCATCGGCTATCACAACTTCGTGCATGCAAAGCCGGAGCTGAAGGATCGCCTGATCTTCGTCGACTCCGTGTCCAAGACCTACGGCATGCCGGGTTGGCGCGTGGGCCTCATCGCGGGCCCCGAGAACGTGGCCAAAGCCATCACCACGCTCAATTCCAACCACATCACCAGCGTGCCCGAAGTGGTTACGGCGGCCGCCGTGGCTGCATTCGCGGGTCCGCAGGACGTGCCGGAGGCCAAGTGCAAAGAGTTCGCCGGAAAGCGCGATGTGGTCGTCAGCGCGTTGCGTGCGATTCCTGGCGTGGTGTGCCCGACGCCGCAGGGCGCGTTCTACGCGTTCCCGGACATCTCCGTGGCCTTCGGCAAGAGCCATAACGGTCAGCGCATCGACAATGACGTCGATTTCTGCGCTGCGCTGCTCGAAGCCAAAGGCGTGGCCTGTGTGCCGGGCTCGGCCTTTGGTGAGCCGCGCGCCATGCGCATTTCCTATACCTGCCCGACCGCACAATTGCAGCCCGGGTTGGAACGTATCCAGGCGTTCTTTGCTGAACTGACCTGA